Below is a window of Gimesia chilikensis DNA.
TAATCACCCTGTTTTTTACCGATCGCTGGAACAAATTCAGCATGAGTCCGCTCTGGGCGAACATTCTGGGGCTCCTGGCGTTTCTTTTGGTGTGTGGCGAATTCTTTTCTGATATCGAAGGCCGCCTGCTGGCGGGGGCGCATTTCCTGGTCTACCTGACCTGGATCATCCTGCTGCAGAAAAAAGGGGACACTCAGTACTGGTGGCTGTTTGCGCTGGGATTTCTGCAGATCGCCGTCGGGGCGGTGTTGACCGAATCCGGTTACTATGGAATTCTGCTGGTTGTCTATCTGTTTCTCGCTTTCTGGACGCTCACCGTCTTCTCGATTTATCGCACTGATAAAACCTTTTCCAGTCAGCAGGCACCGACTCCCCTGCCGCGTACCGCGGTCGCTACGAGTACGACCTCCCCGTTTCACCGGCAGAGTCACGTACAGGACGGCATTCAGTCAGACCAGACACGTAAATGGATCACGGCAGAATTTATCTGGTCGTCCATAGGCTGCTCCATCAGTGCACTGATCATTTCCATGTGTTTCTTCCTGTTGATTCCGCGACTGTGGGTCAATCGTTCCTTCTTTAACAATGAGACTCTCGAAGCCGAAAAGCGTCCCCTGGTGGGATTTGCTGAGAAAGTACAGCTCGGTGAAATGGGAGAAATCCTGGAAAGCTCTGAGCGGGTACTGGAACTGACGGTTTACGACAACCAGACCGAGGAGCCGATTCCCGTTATGGAATTCGTCAGAATTCTGGGTATGGACGAGCCGCTGTTTCGCGGTGCGGTTCTTTCGACCTACGACAACGGCAGCTGGAGTCGGCTGCGCCGTCACTCCAACTGGCGGTTACTGAATTCGCAGGAACTGGAAATCAAAGACCTTTACCGGCAGGAAATGGTAATGGAGTCGATCGGGACCAATGTTCTGTTCGTACTGCAACCGATCGTGGGCATGGACATGCTCAGTAAAACCGAAAATACATTGAATCTTGATACGCTGGAGATCCGTCAGACCCACCCCCCTGAGGTGGATGGGAACACCAAATACAATGTCTTTACCGCCAAGGATCTGGATCAGAATATCCTGATGAATCAGCTCGATAATGAAGAAGTCTACCTGGACTTGCCCCGCAAAGATTTAAGGCGGCTGATTCAGTACACAAAGAAGTTGATCGCCGACCATCCCGAGTTGAAGACGAATCTGGCTAAGGCAAAGTTTCTGGAATCCCATTTACGCGATTCCGGTGAATTCAGCTATACGCTCAACATGTCGATTGTGGATCCGGAAATCGATCCCGTGGAAGACTTCCTGTTTAATCGTAAATCAGGACATTGTGAGTATTATGCATCCTCCCTGGCACTGATGTTACGGGCGATTGATATTCCCACGCGAGTAATCAGTGGTTTCAAAGGGGGGGATTCCAGTTATCTTTCGAACCAGTTTGAGGTTCAACAGCGTTACGCCCATTCGTGGGTTGAAGCGTTTCTGGACGGCAAATGGATCACAATGGACGCCACTCCCAGCCTGGAACGGGCAGAGATGGTTGCCCAGAGCGCGCCCTCTTTGGGAAGCTGGAAAGGCATGTCGAAGTTCTTCAGCCAGTTTTGGTCTGATTATGTGATTGGAGTCTCTTTTCAACGGCAGAAAGCGACCTTCTACGACCCCCTGCTTCGGGCTGGTAAGAAAATCGGAAACCGTCTGCTCGATATTCGGACGACGACCGTCAGTATGTTTCAGTCCGTTAAGAAGTTCCTCTCCTCCCCCCGTCGCTGGTTCAGCTGGGAAGGTGCGGCTGCTGTCTTCATTATTGCCGGCCTGTTCTTTGCGCTGAAATGGTTCTGCCAGGTTATGATTCGTCTGATCCGTAAATTACTGGCCAGGAACCAGGACGAGGAAAGTAAAATGCGCTCTGCCCAGATTGCATTTTACGAACGGTTCCAGAAACTGCTGGCCAGCAAAGGCTTGATCCGTAAACAGACAGAGACTCAGCAGGAATTCTCTCATCACGTGAAAGTAGACCTGAAGCAGGAACTGACTCAGGCGCAACTCAGCGAATATCCGGAAGAAATATCCCGACTTTATTACCAGGTCCGCTACGGAAATCATCCCCTGGAGCCGGAGCAGTCAGCGGAGATCGACCAGAAGCTGACGACACTCGAATCTGCATTGCTGGAACAGAAAGAGGGTTCCACCGTTGCAAAGTAGAGTGGTCCCGACGATTCTCTCAGGTTCAGGCATCCCGCAGTCGGGGATCTGAAGCTTCCTGCAATCCTTCGCCGATCAGGTTATATGCCAGCACGGCCATAAAGATCGCCATCCCCGGGAAGAAGATTAACCACCACATCTGCAGGTTCTGCCGCCCCATATTCAGCAGTGTTCCCCAGCTGGGATTTGGGGGAGGTGCTCCGAAGCCCAGGAAGCTCAATCCGCTTTCAATCAGAATGGCGGCGGCAATTCCAAAGGTGATGGGAACCAGAACCGGTGCCAGCGAGTTGGGCAGAATGTAGCGAAAGATGATGCGAAACTGTCCAACCCCGGTTGTCTTCGCTGCCAGAACGAAATCGCTTTCTCGCAGCTTCATGAATTCAGCGCGTGCCAGACGGGCGATACCAGTCCAGCCAGTACAGCCGATGATCGCCATCATATGCCAGATAGTGGGCGCATCGATGATAGCAATGATCGCCAGAATCAGAATTAATGTCGGAATGCACATCACAACCTCGATGACCCGGCTGAGCACCATGTCGAGGCCTTTGCCATAAAAACCAGCCAGTGCGCCGACAATGATTCCAATGACTCCCGCAATGCCCATCGAGACGAAACCCACGGACAAGGCGATCGTGGTTCCGTGGACCATCTGCGCGAAGACATCCACCCCCCGTTGGTCGGTACCAAACCAGTTACGCAAACTGGGTTTCCCGTTGTCCTGGGTGGGATTTCCCGGCATTCCCTTCCATTCGTCGTCATACACGCGGCGATAAGGATCCTGATAGACCAGTGGCCAGATCGCCCAGCTGTCGGGATCTTTCGCTTTCAGGTTTTCTGGGTAGCGGTTGCGAAAGCGGTCTTTGTAGAAGATCGGGTTTTCCCATTCGCGGCGGAAGTAGCCCATCGCGGGAAAGTAAATGTGACCTTTGTATTTACAGATGATCGGTTTGGTCCCGGCAATCGCAGGAGCAAAGACCGCTACCATGCAGAGAAAGCCGATGTAGATCAGAGCGATCATCGCCATTTTGCGATGTTTGAAACGCTGCCAGGTCTCAGCCCAGAAACTGGGTGACTTTTTGACCTTCTTCGGTGCAGTGACATTATTCTGGTCAGTGTCAGATTTCTGTTGCATGATGAGTAATGACTTTAAGAGAAATCAGTTTCAGATATAAACCATGGTTGAGTACAGAAGCCGCATCAGTGATCAGAGATTTTGACCCGGGGGTCAGCCATCGCGTAGAAGATGTCGGCCATAAGTTGTCCTGCCAGAGTCAGGATCGCAAACATCAGTGTCAAACCCATGATCGTCGGGTAATCCCGTTCCAGAATGGATTCAAAATAAAGCTGTCCCATGCCGGGCCAGCTGAAGATCCGCTCGATAATCACTGAGCCTCCCAGCAGCGAGGGAAGTGTCAGTCCAATGAGAGTCACCAGCGGAATAAATGTATTGCGGAAAGCATGTCTGACGAGAACATTCACGGGCCCCAGCCCCTTGGCGCGAGCCGTGCGGATGTAATCCTGTCTCAACACTTCGTGCATATTCGCCCGAATGAACCGGCTGTAATACGCGAGACTGCCATAGGTGTAGCAGATAATCGGCATGAGGGCGTGCAGGAAAATATCCCAGACCTGCTGGATCGTCGACATCGAGCTGTAGTTATCGCTCTTCATGCCATACAGAGGCAGCCAACCCAGTTTATTGGCCAGATAGATCTGCAGAAACAGAGCCGCTACGAAACTGGGGAACGAATACAGCATATACAGAATCGTGCCGATGGTTCGTTCGTCGAGATGACCCTGACGCGCCGAGGAATACAGGCCCATTGGAATGGCCAGCAGATAGGTTAACAGCAGTGAGCTCACCGAGAGAATCAGTGTCGGTCCGATTCGTTCGCTGATCAGACGGGTGACCGGTTGCTTGCGGGAAATGGAGCGCCCCAGATCAAGACGGCAGACATTACTCACCCACAAAACATACGCCTGAGGCCAGGGTTTATCCAGCCCGTAGGCTTTTTCCATTCGTTCACGGTCTGCCTCACTCAATTCCTTGCCGGGGTCGATCATCGCCATGGCATTGGAGAGAGGCGTTCCCGGCATGTTACGAATCAGGCCGAAGATGATAAACGTAATCAGCGTGAGTGTGACTAACCCGATGAGGAGCCTTCGCACGAGGTAACTGAACATGCTATTGAATCAATCCATTATCAGAATCAACAAAAACAGTAGCATTCGTCCGCCACAGGCTGAGCAGACTCTCAGCCTGTGATGAATCGAATCAGAGCAGCGTACGATGACTATTTCTCGACCGGTTTCCAGAGACTGCCAAAACCGGGACCGTACCCATAAGGACCACGGGGGCTGAAGACATAGCCTCTCAGGTCTTTATTGAAGCCGTAGAAGGAGTTGCGGTAGTAGAGCCAGGTGTAAGGCTGATCTTCGTAGAGAATCTTATGGATTTCTCCATAGATTTTCGCACGCTTGTCCTTATCAAATTCCCGACGCCCCTCTTCGAACAGTTTGTCGACTTTCGGGTTAGAATACTGTCCGTAGTTACGGCCTTCCCCTGTTTTCCAGAGGTTCATGCCGGTATCAGGGTCGGTGCCGGTTCCCCAGCCACCGAACATGGCCTGGAACTGATGTTTGCGGGCTTTATCCTGCATCACGGTGAATTCTGTCGCTTTGACCTCACAGATAATCCCGATCTGGTCGAGGTTCTCCTTGAGGAGCGTACAGATGGAAAGTGACAGAGGTCGGCTGGCAGTCATGATGGTGAAGCGGAATGGAATCGTTTTACCGTCGAATTCTTTGTCGCGGATCCCGTCGCCATCATGGTCGATCCAGCCTGCTTCGTCGA
It encodes the following:
- a CDS encoding ABC transporter permease, with protein sequence MFSYLVRRLLIGLVTLTLITFIIFGLIRNMPGTPLSNAMAMIDPGKELSEADRERMEKAYGLDKPWPQAYVLWVSNVCRLDLGRSISRKQPVTRLISERIGPTLILSVSSLLLTYLLAIPMGLYSSARQGHLDERTIGTILYMLYSFPSFVAALFLQIYLANKLGWLPLYGMKSDNYSSMSTIQQVWDIFLHALMPIICYTYGSLAYYSRFIRANMHEVLRQDYIRTARAKGLGPVNVLVRHAFRNTFIPLVTLIGLTLPSLLGGSVIIERIFSWPGMGQLYFESILERDYPTIMGLTLMFAILTLAGQLMADIFYAMADPRVKISDH
- a CDS encoding ABC transporter permease, whose translation is MQQKSDTDQNNVTAPKKVKKSPSFWAETWQRFKHRKMAMIALIYIGFLCMVAVFAPAIAGTKPIICKYKGHIYFPAMGYFRREWENPIFYKDRFRNRYPENLKAKDPDSWAIWPLVYQDPYRRVYDDEWKGMPGNPTQDNGKPSLRNWFGTDQRGVDVFAQMVHGTTIALSVGFVSMGIAGVIGIIVGALAGFYGKGLDMVLSRVIEVVMCIPTLILILAIIAIIDAPTIWHMMAIIGCTGWTGIARLARAEFMKLRESDFVLAAKTTGVGQFRIIFRYILPNSLAPVLVPITFGIAAAILIESGLSFLGFGAPPPNPSWGTLLNMGRQNLQMWWLIFFPGMAIFMAVLAYNLIGEGLQEASDPRLRDA
- a CDS encoding transglutaminase TgpA family protein, which produces MNLTLIFQISVYCLIALSSFMFMLAEGGLFPQLFTIPLGLITLFFTDRWNKFSMSPLWANILGLLAFLLVCGEFFSDIEGRLLAGAHFLVYLTWIILLQKKGDTQYWWLFALGFLQIAVGAVLTESGYYGILLVVYLFLAFWTLTVFSIYRTDKTFSSQQAPTPLPRTAVATSTTSPFHRQSHVQDGIQSDQTRKWITAEFIWSSIGCSISALIISMCFFLLIPRLWVNRSFFNNETLEAEKRPLVGFAEKVQLGEMGEILESSERVLELTVYDNQTEEPIPVMEFVRILGMDEPLFRGAVLSTYDNGSWSRLRRHSNWRLLNSQELEIKDLYRQEMVMESIGTNVLFVLQPIVGMDMLSKTENTLNLDTLEIRQTHPPEVDGNTKYNVFTAKDLDQNILMNQLDNEEVYLDLPRKDLRRLIQYTKKLIADHPELKTNLAKAKFLESHLRDSGEFSYTLNMSIVDPEIDPVEDFLFNRKSGHCEYYASSLALMLRAIDIPTRVISGFKGGDSSYLSNQFEVQQRYAHSWVEAFLDGKWITMDATPSLERAEMVAQSAPSLGSWKGMSKFFSQFWSDYVIGVSFQRQKATFYDPLLRAGKKIGNRLLDIRTTTVSMFQSVKKFLSSPRRWFSWEGAAAVFIIAGLFFALKWFCQVMIRLIRKLLARNQDEESKMRSAQIAFYERFQKLLASKGLIRKQTETQQEFSHHVKVDLKQELTQAQLSEYPEEISRLYYQVRYGNHPLEPEQSAEIDQKLTTLESALLEQKEGSTVAK